One window from the genome of Pseudonocardia hierapolitana encodes:
- a CDS encoding TetR/AcrR family transcriptional regulator, with protein MTRPPGRPRSGIDDVVFAATLSTVHELGYAHATVDRIAAAAGVAKTTIYRRWPSKGALVADCLVHAFGPAPLEGAGKAEVIASAIRWAAGKIGEPGVGAAFAGVFSDAVSDPDLREVLSARLQDPYRRALQDVLDEPENRVLFLIDVVVGILLHRMGMTGEPMVEADVDALVEMVCGYFTQEG; from the coding sequence ATGACCAGACCGCCCGGTCGCCCCCGCTCCGGCATCGACGACGTGGTCTTCGCCGCGACGCTGAGCACGGTCCACGAGCTCGGCTACGCCCACGCCACCGTCGACCGCATCGCCGCAGCGGCGGGTGTGGCGAAGACGACGATCTACCGCCGATGGCCGTCGAAGGGTGCGCTGGTGGCGGACTGCCTCGTCCACGCGTTCGGCCCGGCGCCGCTCGAGGGCGCAGGCAAGGCCGAGGTGATCGCCTCGGCCATCCGCTGGGCCGCTGGGAAGATCGGCGAGCCCGGGGTGGGCGCGGCCTTCGCGGGCGTGTTCAGCGACGCCGTGAGCGACCCTGACCTGCGCGAGGTCCTGTCCGCGCGGTTGCAGGACCCGTACCGGCGCGCACTGCAGGACGTGCTGGACGAGCCGGAGAACCGGGTCCTGTTCCTGATCGATGTCGTCGTCGGGATCCTGCTCCACCGGATGGGGATGACCGGCGAGCCGATGGTCGAGGCCGACGTGGACGCGCTGGTCGAGATGGTCTGCGGATATTTCACCCAAGAGGGTTGA
- a CDS encoding acyltransferase family protein, with protein sequence MSAQHSSPLSLPIRDPSRSAWVDAAKGLSILLVVAHHAVSFLHTSGLAPPAVVAVNTALASMRMPLFFLVSGLFVAGPLAAPWRTLLHKRVAFFLYLFALWTLLRFAFFHIPAVAAVDPYVHDTDVVALAMAPLVPGSGVWFIYALALFAVIAKLSRPVPVWLQLGAAGVVSAFVGAEILQFEAEVWTRMARHLFFFLLGWHARTLVERVARSSTALRVTVTAAACVGCAAGAVVLGLRSIPGIALGLNLLAVTFGVLFAAWVARYRVGRPLVALGAQTLPVYLIHIFWIAVVMVGVANLDVPPVAQYALPAAIAVVCTVLSLLTHRLLVAGGGAWLFALPRRLAYRAPATVTG encoded by the coding sequence ATGTCGGCGCAACACAGCTCCCCACTGTCCTTGCCGATACGCGACCCGTCCCGATCGGCATGGGTCGATGCGGCCAAGGGCCTGTCGATCCTGCTCGTGGTGGCTCACCACGCGGTGTCGTTCCTCCACACGTCCGGGCTCGCGCCGCCGGCCGTGGTGGCCGTCAACACCGCACTCGCGTCGATGCGCATGCCGTTGTTCTTCCTCGTCTCCGGGCTCTTCGTCGCGGGGCCGCTCGCGGCGCCGTGGCGGACGCTGCTGCACAAGCGCGTCGCGTTCTTCCTCTACCTCTTCGCGCTGTGGACCCTGCTCCGCTTCGCCTTCTTCCACATCCCCGCGGTGGCGGCCGTGGACCCCTACGTCCACGACACGGACGTCGTCGCGTTGGCCATGGCGCCACTGGTCCCAGGTTCCGGGGTGTGGTTCATCTACGCGCTCGCACTCTTCGCGGTGATCGCCAAGCTGAGCCGCCCGGTGCCGGTGTGGCTCCAGCTCGGAGCCGCAGGCGTGGTGTCGGCGTTCGTCGGGGCGGAGATCCTGCAGTTCGAGGCCGAGGTCTGGACGCGCATGGCCCGCCACCTGTTCTTCTTCCTGCTCGGCTGGCACGCCCGGACGCTCGTCGAGCGGGTGGCCCGGTCCAGCACGGCGCTCCGGGTGACCGTCACGGCCGCGGCGTGCGTCGGCTGTGCGGCGGGCGCCGTCGTGCTCGGCCTCCGTTCGATCCCGGGCATCGCGCTCGGGCTGAACCTCCTCGCCGTCACGTTCGGGGTGCTGTTCGCCGCCTGGGTCGCGCGGTACCGGGTGGGTCGCCCGCTCGTCGCCCTCGGCGCGCAGACGCTGCCGGTCTACCTGATCCACATCTTCTGGATCGCCGTGGTCATGGTCGGGGTGGCGAACCTCGACGTCCCGCCCGTGGCGCAGTACGCGCTTCCCGCGGCGATCGCGGTCGTGTGCACCGTGCTGTCGCTCCTGACGCATCGCCTGCTGGTGGCGGGGGGCGGCGCGTGGCTCTTCGCGCTCCCGCGGCGGCTGGCCTACCGGGCCCCGGCGACGGTCACGGGATGA
- a CDS encoding ChbG/HpnK family deacetylase, whose protein sequence is MLSSELLGLPPDARVLIVNADDLGMSRAVNAGVIAAVEEGIATSCSLMVPCPGAGQAMRLLRERPHVPFGIHLTLVRDHPLDRWAPVAPAGEVPTLVEADGLLPRYGQVERLVARARIEEVEREFRAQLDVVLAAGLHPTHLDFHSIADGGRDDVLDLAVALAEEHRLAVRVWLEPGRRRARRNGRPVVDHPFLDSTRLHPATKADRYAELLRALPPGLTEWAVHPATADRDGERGRRADLEFLVSPLARELVADEGVVLVDYRPVQEAWNRVIP, encoded by the coding sequence GTGCTGTCCAGCGAGCTGCTCGGCCTCCCGCCCGACGCGCGCGTCCTGATCGTGAACGCCGACGACCTCGGCATGAGCCGCGCGGTCAACGCCGGCGTCATCGCCGCCGTCGAGGAGGGGATCGCGACCTCGTGCAGCCTGATGGTGCCCTGCCCTGGCGCCGGGCAGGCGATGCGGCTGCTGCGCGAGCGCCCGCACGTCCCGTTCGGGATCCACCTCACGCTGGTGCGCGATCACCCGCTCGACCGGTGGGCTCCGGTCGCGCCGGCAGGGGAGGTCCCGACGCTGGTGGAGGCGGACGGCCTGCTCCCCCGGTACGGGCAGGTCGAGCGGCTCGTCGCGCGAGCGCGCATCGAGGAGGTCGAGCGGGAGTTCCGCGCCCAGCTCGACGTCGTGCTCGCCGCCGGCCTGCACCCCACCCACCTGGACTTCCACAGCATCGCCGACGGCGGGCGCGACGACGTCCTCGACCTCGCGGTGGCGCTCGCCGAGGAGCACCGGCTCGCCGTGCGCGTGTGGCTGGAACCGGGCCGTCGGCGGGCCCGCCGGAACGGCCGTCCGGTGGTCGACCACCCGTTCCTGGACAGCACCCGCCTCCACCCGGCCACCAAGGCCGACCGCTACGCCGAGCTGCTGCGGGCCCTGCCGCCCGGGCTCACCGAGTGGGCGGTGCACCCCGCCACCGCCGACCGGGACGGCGAGCGCGGACGCCGCGCCGACCTCGAGTTCCTCGTCTCGCCGCTCGCCCGCGAGCTCGTCGCCGACGAGGGTGTCGTCCTGGTCGACTACCGCCCCGTGCAGGAGGCCTGGAACCGCGTCATCCCGTGA
- a CDS encoding TIGR03089 family protein has product MTLTAALLGPLRTGSSAARPLITFYDDATGERVELSGTTTANWAAKAANLLREECDVEPGTPVALLLPAHWQTAAVLLAAWWCGAEVVSEPTGAEWVLCDADRVDIALASDPAGGVVALSLDAFGKGVPGLPPGVVDFATEVRLQGDDFVPWEQVPGSAPALDGASVDEVLAGARARAGELGLSRTDRVLSTLDWNTGDCLRDGLLAVLAAEASLVQVRHPDEAALARRATAERTTVRLG; this is encoded by the coding sequence GTGACCCTCACCGCCGCTCTGCTCGGTCCGCTGCGCACCGGCAGCTCCGCCGCTCGCCCGCTGATCACGTTCTACGACGACGCGACCGGCGAACGCGTGGAGCTCTCCGGCACCACCACGGCCAACTGGGCCGCGAAGGCGGCCAACCTGCTGCGCGAGGAGTGCGACGTCGAGCCGGGCACGCCGGTCGCGCTGCTGCTGCCCGCGCACTGGCAGACGGCCGCCGTGCTGCTCGCGGCCTGGTGGTGCGGGGCCGAGGTCGTCAGCGAGCCGACCGGCGCCGAGTGGGTGCTGTGCGACGCGGACCGGGTCGACATCGCGCTGGCGTCCGACCCGGCCGGTGGCGTGGTGGCGCTGTCGCTCGACGCCTTCGGCAAGGGCGTCCCCGGCCTGCCGCCGGGGGTGGTCGACTTCGCCACCGAGGTCCGGCTGCAGGGTGACGACTTCGTGCCGTGGGAGCAGGTTCCCGGCAGCGCCCCCGCCCTCGACGGCGCGAGCGTCGACGAGGTCCTCGCGGGCGCCAGGGCCCGCGCGGGCGAGCTGGGTCTGTCGCGCACCGACCGCGTGCTGTCCACCCTGGACTGGAACACGGGCGACTGCCTGCGGGACGGTCTGCTCGCGGTGCTGGCCGCGGAGGCGTCGCTGGTGCAGGTCCGCCACCCGGACGAGGCCGCGCTGGCCCGCCGCGCCACGGCCGAACGCACCACGGTCCGGCTCGGATAG
- a CDS encoding LCP family protein — protein MEGRSTTRTTLTRPRPAGWDRAPAVPRHPRPGDVPRPRTGLRPGRVERPGRRLRRRLRIALVVASALVMALTGTAWGLYRDVTAGISTTDVIAGGGDGGDLNILLVGVDSRTDAHGNPLPPEVQRMLSSGPDTGVLNSDTIILLHVPEGGGAATAFSIPRDAYVNIPGYRRDKINAAYPATKALAAERLVAEGVKDPQQIETESAQEGRSTLVRTVENLTGQSVDHYAEINLLGFYNLTTAIGGVDVCLRDPVDDPLSGARFPAGPQTISGTDALAFVRQRHGLPEGDLSRIRRQQVFLAAVADKILAGGTLSDPARLGTLVEVAQQSLVIDAGWDLLGFAGQAADIAAGNLQFVTIPTDGRDSNARGDVVLVDPRTVEEFIERRIGEQAAAAEAAAQAAAQAAEARAALPPPPPADLIASRYVVDVQNGSALGGMAASVADHLRGLGFARGIVDNTEATDTSVVRYTGPDAEAARVVAEQLGDISTEHDGSVARGHLNVVLGSDFDPAVVPAEASEPPAPTTNAAPKPTEPVTASGVPCID, from the coding sequence ATGGAGGGACGGAGCACGACGCGCACGACGCTCACCCGGCCCCGGCCGGCGGGCTGGGACCGTGCGCCTGCCGTTCCCCGACACCCCCGGCCGGGGGACGTCCCTCGCCCGCGCACCGGTCTCCGGCCGGGGCGCGTCGAGCGGCCGGGGCGCCGTCTCCGGCGACGGCTCCGCATCGCGCTGGTGGTGGCGTCGGCGCTGGTCATGGCGCTCACCGGCACGGCGTGGGGCCTGTACCGCGACGTCACGGCGGGCATCAGCACCACGGATGTGATCGCGGGCGGCGGGGACGGCGGCGACCTGAACATCCTGCTCGTCGGCGTGGACAGCCGCACCGACGCGCACGGCAACCCGCTGCCGCCCGAGGTGCAGCGGATGCTCTCGAGCGGCCCCGACACCGGCGTGCTGAACTCCGACACGATCATCCTGCTGCACGTGCCGGAGGGCGGTGGGGCCGCCACCGCGTTCTCCATCCCGCGCGACGCCTACGTGAACATCCCCGGCTACCGCCGCGACAAGATCAACGCCGCGTACCCGGCGACCAAAGCGCTCGCCGCCGAGCGGCTGGTGGCAGAGGGGGTGAAGGACCCGCAGCAGATCGAGACCGAGTCTGCGCAGGAGGGCCGCAGCACCCTCGTCCGCACCGTCGAGAACCTGACGGGGCAGAGCGTCGACCACTACGCCGAGATCAACCTGCTCGGGTTCTACAACCTCACCACCGCGATCGGTGGCGTCGACGTCTGCCTGCGCGATCCCGTCGACGACCCGCTGTCCGGCGCCCGTTTCCCTGCGGGCCCGCAGACGATCTCCGGGACCGATGCGCTCGCGTTCGTCCGCCAGCGGCACGGCCTGCCCGAGGGCGACCTGTCCCGCATCCGGCGTCAGCAGGTGTTCCTCGCCGCTGTCGCCGACAAGATCCTCGCCGGTGGCACGTTGTCCGACCCTGCCCGGCTCGGCACGCTCGTCGAGGTGGCGCAGCAGTCGCTCGTCATCGACGCGGGCTGGGACCTGCTCGGGTTCGCCGGGCAGGCGGCCGACATCGCGGCCGGGAACCTGCAGTTCGTCACGATCCCCACCGACGGCCGCGACTCCAACGCCCGCGGCGACGTCGTGCTCGTCGATCCCCGGACCGTCGAGGAGTTCATCGAGCGGCGGATCGGCGAACAGGCCGCAGCCGCGGAGGCCGCCGCGCAGGCCGCCGCGCAGGCCGCAGAGGCGCGGGCCGCGTTGCCACCCCCGCCGCCCGCCGACCTCATCGCGTCGCGCTACGTGGTGGACGTGCAGAACGGCTCGGCGCTGGGTGGGATGGCCGCCTCGGTGGCCGACCACCTGCGCGGTCTCGGGTTCGCACGCGGGATCGTGGACAACACCGAGGCCACCGACACCTCCGTGGTCCGCTACACCGGCCCCGACGCCGAGGCCGCGCGGGTGGTGGCGGAGCAGCTGGGCGACATCAGCACCGAGCACGACGGATCGGTGGCCCGCGGGCACCTCAACGTGGTGCTGGGCTCCGACTTCGACCCGGCGGTGGTGCCCGCGGAGGCGAGCGAGCCGCCTGCACCCACCACGAACGCCGCGCCGAAGCCGACGGAACCGGTCACGGCCTCGGGCGTGCCGTGCATCGACTGA
- a CDS encoding glycosyltransferase: MSEQLSLLLPVWAGDRPDFLADAFHSSVDAQTRRPDQVVIVRDGPVPDPLAEKITELVKESPVAVDVVELERNVGLGPALDAGLAACHHDVVARMDADDISLPHRFAVQLPIIESGVDIVGSGLVEFADDPDEIVATRAVPTDPAEIRRRARFATPFNHPTVVYRRPLVTGVGGYTDFAKMEDYLLWAKLILADARVANVAEPLVKYRVGAGAYGRRGGLELLRAEIAVQRRFRELGFTTPAQFARNLVVRGGYRLVPESLRRSAYRRVIAPYRR; the protein is encoded by the coding sequence TTGTCCGAGCAGCTGTCGCTTCTGCTGCCCGTCTGGGCAGGTGACCGGCCCGACTTCCTCGCCGACGCGTTCCACTCCTCGGTGGACGCGCAGACCCGACGGCCGGACCAGGTCGTCATCGTGCGTGACGGGCCGGTGCCCGACCCGCTCGCCGAGAAGATCACGGAGCTCGTGAAGGAGAGCCCCGTGGCGGTGGACGTCGTGGAGCTGGAGCGCAACGTCGGTCTCGGCCCGGCGCTCGACGCAGGGCTCGCCGCGTGCCACCACGACGTCGTGGCCCGCATGGACGCCGACGACATCTCCCTGCCCCACCGGTTCGCGGTGCAGCTGCCGATCATCGAATCCGGGGTCGACATCGTCGGGTCCGGGCTGGTCGAGTTCGCCGACGACCCGGACGAGATCGTCGCCACCCGCGCCGTTCCGACGGATCCGGCGGAGATCCGGCGCCGGGCCCGGTTCGCGACCCCGTTCAACCATCCGACCGTCGTGTACCGGCGGCCGCTCGTCACCGGCGTGGGCGGCTACACCGACTTCGCGAAGATGGAGGACTACCTGCTCTGGGCGAAGCTCATCCTCGCCGACGCGCGGGTGGCCAACGTCGCCGAGCCCCTCGTGAAGTACCGCGTGGGCGCGGGCGCGTACGGCCGCCGCGGGGGGCTCGAGCTGTTGCGGGCCGAGATCGCCGTGCAGCGCCGCTTCCGCGAGCTCGGGTTCACCACGCCCGCCCAGTTCGCTCGCAACCTGGTCGTACGCGGTGGCTACCGATTGGTCCCGGAGAGCCTCCGCCGTTCGGCGTATCGGAGAGTAATCGCTCCCTACCGACGGTGA
- a CDS encoding tetratricopeptide repeat protein — MDQSPEDLAVQGVALLAEGRPLEAAEVLRQAVAGGAPSALDLLVRAYFDSGSWRAVVDVLEPHVEQEDLRFAGRLGVALVQLGEWDRAESVLRLAVESGDVPAANDLAILLRDEGRLVEAVHLLVDAAAAGDQLAAANLVALHLEAGDLPAAAAAAERYATERRPDTILALADVRAQQGRFSDADALYRRAGELGALRARTAYGQFLLARGDVAAAEREFREAERIAEPGWAFALGRFLLDEGRVDEARPYLEIAVAEGDRQALEALAEVDGVDADEY; from the coding sequence ATGGATCAGTCGCCCGAGGATCTCGCGGTGCAGGGTGTCGCGCTGCTCGCCGAGGGCCGACCGCTCGAGGCCGCGGAGGTACTGCGCCAGGCCGTGGCGGGCGGCGCCCCGTCGGCGCTCGACCTGCTCGTGCGGGCCTACTTCGACAGCGGGAGCTGGCGGGCGGTCGTCGACGTGCTGGAACCGCACGTCGAGCAGGAGGACCTGCGGTTCGCCGGGCGGCTGGGCGTCGCACTGGTGCAGCTCGGCGAGTGGGACCGGGCCGAGTCGGTCCTCCGCCTCGCGGTCGAGTCGGGTGACGTGCCGGCCGCGAACGACCTGGCGATCCTGCTGCGCGACGAGGGGCGGCTGGTCGAGGCCGTGCACCTGCTCGTCGACGCCGCCGCCGCGGGTGACCAGCTCGCCGCGGCCAACCTGGTGGCGCTGCATCTCGAGGCGGGCGACCTGCCCGCCGCCGCGGCCGCCGCGGAGCGGTACGCGACGGAGCGGCGCCCCGACACGATCCTGGCGCTGGCCGACGTCCGCGCGCAGCAGGGCCGCTTCTCCGACGCCGACGCGCTCTACCGGCGCGCCGGGGAGCTCGGCGCGTTGCGGGCCCGCACCGCGTATGGGCAATTCCTGCTAGCCCGCGGCGACGTGGCCGCCGCGGAGCGGGAGTTCCGGGAGGCCGAGCGGATCGCCGAGCCCGGGTGGGCCTTCGCGCTCGGTCGCTTCCTCCTCGACGAAGGTAGGGTCGACGAGGCGCGCCCGTACCTGGAGATCGCCGTCGCCGAGGGCGACCGGCAGGCCCTCGAGGCGCTGGCCGAGGTGGACGGGGTGGACGCCGACGAGTACTGA
- the mmuM gene encoding homocysteine S-methyltransferase: MLVTDGGMATALEARGHDLSDALWSARLLIDAPSEITAVHRAFFAAGADVAITASYQASFDGLAARGVDTAGAERLLRRSVELARAAVPADGRRRWVAASVGPYGAVLADGSEYRGRYGLSVAALRAWHRPRMEALAAAGPDLLALETVPDVDEAEAVVGALAGLGVPAWLSYSIDGDRTRAGQPLADAFAVAADVPEIVAVGVNCCAPADVPAAVALAREITGKPAIAYPNSGEGWDAGARAWAGPSCFSGADARRWVSEGARIVGGCCRVGPADIAALAEVLGSSGKPHSGPTKP; encoded by the coding sequence GTGCTCGTCACCGACGGCGGCATGGCCACCGCGCTCGAGGCCCGCGGGCACGACCTCTCCGACGCGCTGTGGTCGGCCCGGCTCCTGATCGACGCCCCCTCGGAGATCACGGCCGTTCACCGGGCCTTCTTCGCCGCCGGTGCCGACGTTGCGATCACGGCGAGCTACCAGGCCTCCTTCGACGGTCTGGCCGCGCGAGGCGTCGACACGGCAGGCGCCGAGCGGTTGCTGCGCCGCAGCGTCGAGCTGGCCCGCGCCGCCGTACCGGCGGATGGCCGCAGGCGGTGGGTGGCGGCTTCGGTGGGGCCGTACGGTGCCGTGCTGGCCGACGGGTCGGAGTACCGCGGTCGTTACGGGCTGAGCGTCGCCGCCCTGCGGGCGTGGCACCGGCCGCGGATGGAGGCACTCGCGGCGGCGGGCCCCGATCTGCTCGCGCTCGAGACCGTGCCCGACGTCGACGAGGCCGAGGCCGTCGTCGGTGCCCTCGCCGGGCTCGGCGTGCCGGCGTGGCTGAGCTACAGCATCGACGGCGATCGCACCCGCGCGGGCCAGCCGCTCGCCGACGCCTTCGCCGTGGCCGCCGACGTGCCGGAGATCGTCGCCGTCGGCGTCAACTGCTGCGCGCCCGCGGACGTGCCGGCCGCCGTCGCGCTCGCCCGCGAGATCACCGGCAAACCGGCGATCGCCTACCCGAACAGCGGGGAGGGCTGGGACGCCGGGGCGCGGGCGTGGGCCGGCCCCTCCTGCTTCAGTGGCGCCGACGCCCGCAGGTGGGTCTCGGAGGGCGCGCGGATCGTCGGCGGCTGCTGCCGGGTGGGGCCGGCGGACATCGCGGCACTTGCAGAGGTCCTCGGAAGTTCAGGAAAGCCACATTCAGGGCCTACGAAGCCCTGA
- a CDS encoding glycosyltransferase family 2 protein, translating to MLSDPVRAYGDRLAVVTVTRRGRPSVDGLRASLPAGTRLVVVGTASCARDEDVVRLPEDVGWAAAVNRGVAGLEPDVGWVVLADPGLRWRPGAIDTLLAAAVRCPRAGLLGPALHGVPGPAGGPVPGLLDAARGRIASGTGAGPTGWLSTAGALVRRAAWDSVDGFDGRYLDGPGGIGDVDLGDRLGRAGWLVVFVPNAEADAEPGDTFVERHGILEPHAAGLHRYVRDRARGPARALAALARRAPDLKP from the coding sequence GTGCTGAGCGATCCCGTTCGGGCCTACGGCGACCGGCTCGCCGTCGTCACCGTCACCCGGCGGGGGCGGCCGTCCGTCGACGGGCTCCGGGCCTCGCTGCCCGCCGGCACGCGCCTGGTCGTCGTCGGCACCGCCTCCTGCGCGCGGGACGAGGATGTGGTGCGGCTGCCCGAGGACGTCGGCTGGGCGGCTGCGGTCAACCGCGGCGTGGCCGGGCTGGAACCCGACGTCGGGTGGGTCGTGCTCGCCGACCCGGGCCTGCGGTGGCGCCCCGGTGCGATCGACACGCTGCTCGCCGCAGCGGTCCGGTGTCCGCGGGCGGGGCTGCTGGGCCCGGCGCTGCACGGCGTCCCCGGGCCGGCCGGGGGACCGGTGCCGGGCCTGCTCGACGCCGCGCGCGGGCGGATCGCGAGCGGCACCGGCGCCGGGCCGACGGGCTGGCTGTCCACCGCAGGCGCGCTGGTTCGCCGCGCCGCGTGGGACTCCGTCGACGGGTTCGACGGCCGTTACCTGGACGGACCCGGCGGGATCGGCGACGTCGACCTGGGGGACCGGCTGGGCCGGGCGGGGTGGCTCGTCGTGTTCGTCCCGAATGCCGAGGCGGATGCCGAGCCCGGTGACACGTTCGTGGAGCGGCACGGCATCCTGGAGCCGCACGCGGCCGGGCTGCACCGGTACGTGCGCGACCGCGCTCGTGGACCGGCGCGGGCGCTGGCGGCGCTCGCGCGCCGCGCACCGGACCTGAAACCGTAG
- a CDS encoding sugar phosphate nucleotidyltransferase has translation MDDVEAVVLVGGKGTRLRPLTLSAPKPMLPTAGVPFLAHLLSRIQAAGVRRVVLGTSYLAETFSEYFGDGKPLGLEIEYVVEDEPLGTGGGIRNVYKYLSAPDVLVFNGDVLCGTDLTAVVETHRRTKADATLHLVRVQDPRAFGCVPTDEDGRVTAFLEKTEDPPTDQINAGCYVFRREVIESIPEGRPVSVERETFPGMLEAGARVSGHVDAAYWRDLGTPLDLVKGSADLVRGVAPSAALPGPTGESLLLEDANVDDSARVFGGTIVGRGVKIGKGARVDGSMLFDGAVVEDNARVVNSVVGTGARVEESAAVYDAVIGDRAVVGAHCELRHGMRIWPDVVLPPHGLRFSPDV, from the coding sequence CTGGACGACGTCGAGGCCGTGGTGCTGGTCGGCGGCAAGGGAACGCGGCTTCGGCCGCTCACGCTGTCGGCGCCCAAGCCCATGCTGCCGACGGCCGGCGTGCCGTTCCTGGCACACCTGCTCTCCCGCATCCAGGCCGCCGGGGTGCGCCGGGTGGTGCTCGGCACCTCGTACCTCGCGGAGACCTTCTCCGAGTACTTCGGTGACGGCAAGCCGCTCGGCCTGGAGATCGAGTACGTCGTCGAGGACGAGCCGCTGGGCACCGGCGGTGGCATCCGCAACGTCTACAAGTACCTCTCCGCGCCGGACGTGCTCGTCTTCAACGGTGACGTGCTGTGCGGCACGGACCTGACCGCGGTGGTCGAGACCCACCGCCGCACCAAGGCGGATGCCACGCTGCACCTGGTGCGCGTGCAGGACCCGCGGGCGTTCGGCTGCGTGCCCACCGACGAGGACGGCCGGGTCACCGCGTTCCTCGAGAAGACCGAGGACCCGCCGACCGACCAGATCAACGCCGGCTGCTACGTGTTCCGCCGCGAGGTGATCGAGTCGATCCCCGAGGGCAGGCCGGTGTCGGTGGAGCGCGAGACGTTCCCCGGGATGCTTGAGGCAGGTGCCCGCGTCTCCGGGCACGTCGACGCCGCCTACTGGCGCGACCTGGGCACCCCGCTCGACCTGGTGAAGGGCTCCGCCGACCTCGTACGCGGCGTGGCGCCGTCGGCGGCGCTCCCCGGGCCGACCGGTGAGTCGCTGCTGCTGGAGGACGCGAACGTCGACGACTCCGCACGTGTGTTCGGCGGCACGATCGTCGGGCGCGGCGTGAAGATCGGCAAGGGCGCCCGGGTCGACGGCTCGATGCTGTTCGACGGCGCCGTCGTCGAGGACAACGCGCGCGTCGTGAACTCGGTCGTCGGCACCGGCGCGCGCGTCGAGGAGAGCGCCGCCGTGTACGACGCCGTGATCGGCGACCGGGCCGTCGTGGGCGCCCACTGCGAGCTGCGGCACGGCATGCGGATCTGGCCCGACGTGGTGCTGCCCCCGCACGGGCTGCGCTTCTCCCCGGACGTCTGA
- a CDS encoding DNA-3-methyladenine glycosylase family protein translates to MTTAAAGASTREWRPDFRLDVAAVLGPLRRGRGDPTWHADGAAIWRTGTTPDGPATLALHRRADGTVVAQAWGPGAAWSLEGIPALLGANDRPEEFVAHHPLVAETAKRMPGLRLGASMRVWDVLVPSVLEQKVTGTEARRSWRELCRRFGDPAPGPAPAGMRVPPSPAQLRAIPDWEWHRAGVDLARRRAILASAAVAHRLEAACELGGNRGRELLRKVPGIGVWTAAEIAQRAWGDPDAVSVGDFHIPSVVGWALLGRPLDDAGMLAELAPYVPQRHRAVRYIEASGFRRPRFGPRFSAKDYRAI, encoded by the coding sequence ATGACGACCGCCGCGGCGGGCGCGAGCACGAGGGAGTGGCGGCCGGACTTCCGGCTCGACGTCGCCGCCGTGCTCGGCCCGCTGCGGCGCGGCCGCGGCGACCCCACGTGGCACGCCGACGGCGCGGCGATCTGGCGGACCGGCACCACTCCGGACGGCCCGGCCACCCTTGCGCTGCACCGGCGCGCCGACGGCACCGTGGTCGCGCAGGCGTGGGGTCCCGGCGCCGCCTGGTCCCTCGAGGGCATCCCGGCGCTGCTCGGCGCGAACGACCGCCCGGAGGAGTTCGTCGCACACCACCCGCTGGTCGCGGAGACCGCGAAGCGGATGCCGGGGCTGCGCCTCGGTGCGTCGATGCGGGTGTGGGACGTGCTGGTGCCCTCGGTGCTCGAGCAGAAGGTCACGGGCACCGAGGCCCGGCGCTCGTGGCGGGAGCTGTGCCGCCGCTTCGGCGACCCGGCGCCGGGTCCGGCCCCTGCTGGTATGCGGGTGCCGCCGTCGCCTGCGCAGCTGCGCGCGATCCCGGACTGGGAGTGGCACCGGGCCGGCGTCGACCTGGCGCGCAGGCGCGCCATCCTGGCCTCGGCCGCGGTGGCGCACCGCCTGGAGGCGGCCTGTGAGCTCGGCGGCAACCGCGGGCGGGAGCTCCTGCGGAAGGTGCCCGGGATCGGGGTGTGGACCGCTGCGGAGATCGCCCAGCGCGCCTGGGGCGACCCCGACGCGGTGAGCGTCGGCGACTTCCACATCCCGTCGGTCGTCGGCTGGGCGCTGCTCGGTCGCCCCCTCGACGACGCGGGGATGCTCGCCGAGCTCGCCCCGTACGTGCCGCAGCGCCACCGGGCGGTGCGCTACATCGAGGCCTCGGGGTTCCGCCGCCCCCGCTTCGGCCCGCGCTTCTCCGCGAAGGACTACCGGGCCATCTGA